Proteins from a single region of Bartonella sp. M0283:
- the ptsN gene encoding PTS IIA-like nitrogen regulatory protein PtsN, which yields MDLSDLIAPEAVIPALKANSKKQVLQIMAEKAASLTGLDERTVLDTVLQREKLGSTGVGNGIAIPHSKLANVDHIVGVFARLETPVDFEALDDEPVDLVFLLLVPESAGADHLKALSRIARVLRDSDMVQKLRNTRDAAAIHTFLTQHPAASNAA from the coding sequence ATGGATCTTAGTGATTTGATTGCACCGGAAGCGGTTATTCCTGCCCTTAAGGCAAATTCCAAAAAACAGGTTTTGCAAATTATGGCGGAAAAAGCTGCCTCTCTGACAGGTCTCGACGAGAGGACAGTGCTTGATACAGTACTTCAACGTGAAAAACTCGGTTCGACCGGCGTTGGCAATGGTATTGCCATTCCTCATAGCAAGCTTGCCAATGTCGACCACATTGTCGGTGTTTTTGCTCGCCTTGAAACGCCGGTTGATTTTGAAGCGCTCGACGATGAACCGGTTGATCTGGTTTTCTTGCTTCTGGTTCCTGAAAGCGCAGGCGCCGATCATTTGAAGGCACTTTCCAGAATTGCCCGTGTTTTGCGTGATAGTGATATGGTACAAAAATTACGCAATACGCGTGATGCAGCTGCTATCCATACTTTTTTGACACAGCATCCAGCCGCGTCGAACGCTGCATAA